The genomic region GCTTAACAGAATGTTTGGGCTGGAGTCAGATTTGTCACTTGTTGAACAAAAAATTAGAGCCAAGGTAGAACAAAGCCAAAAGTAGGAATTGAATGCAGAATCTCTCACCCTACAATCAACTACACTTCCTTGCAATCGAATAAGTGGTCAGTTGTAACGTAGTAGCTAATCAATTTGAGGTCCTTGTGGGGGCATCTTTCAATTCATTTATTGGTGTAAAACACCATTGCTTGACTCTGATTTGGCTTCACCATTTCTACAATGGTTTTTTAGAGGTCTTTCGGCTATATAGATTGCAGCATGAGGTAAGCTTGAACCCTGTATGGGTTCATCAGTAGAATTTTATTGATATCAAGGGGAACAATATTAATCATTGTAATtaatttactacttattttatagtGCTGGAATTTTCTACAAATGTATTTATTgcgttttttttaaaatttgtttgtgAAAGTAAATTCAGTTATTCATTCAAATACGAAGTTCTTTATGGAATCCATGCCTATTCTTGACCTTGTTTATTTACTTCATGAGCTTCTTTGTCATGTTGGATACAAATAATTTTAAGCTTTGATAAACTGGAATTGGAGTGCCTGGGAAATATCTCAGCACCTTCCTTCCTCTTGCTTTTCCATTAGATTAGTCATCATTTGGTGTCATATCAAAAGGGTTTTCACCAGTAGTCAGAGAAGACAACCTGATTTATTCAACCATTTGGTGGTAAAAACAACAGTAAATTTTAACCCTTTAATAATTACATCTCTTTTATATAGTTTTCATAGCATTTTTGTTGGCTTCAGACAGAATTGGTTGCAGGATCCCAAAAAATCTGCTCACATTCACCTCAATCTTCTCCATTTTTGGATCTTTTCTCTCCAATTTGTGAACATAAAATAGGGATACATGTTCAATTTTGTTTTTCAATATGTTTGAAGAGTAATACCAACTTTCTATATTTTTGTTCCTGCTTTGTCAACAATGGTGTGGTTACCTTTTGTTCCATGCTTTAGATCTTTTGATTGGGAAAAAAACAAACCCCTAAGATTCCTTCATTTGTCCATAGCTTGCAAATGGAACCAGTGAGATAAAAAGCCATAAAGGTAACCCGAATAATAGAGAatggataaaataaaaataaaaataaacattttattaatagttaaaatacatttattttctttatttaaaaaaatgagatcctttctattaaaaattctatCTCTTTTTACAATTGACCGCGGCTAAAAGAATAACTAAACAGTTACATGTGGAGGTAGTACCTTGTGTAACTCATTTTAATGTGTATGATCAATTTTTATtgctttttaatttaatatatatggaTTAATTTACTCATTTGTTTTAATAGAGGagcaaaaataatagaaaaaaataattaaaatatgaatattaaattcAGATGTTTTTCATATAATTATGTGTATCTAAAAAGATATTTAACACGAATacctcaaaaaaagaaaaaaaagagcaaACATGCTATTTCTTGCTGAAATGATTACAAATGGTAATGTCTTTCAAGGCCCTTAAATGGATTTTCTGAAGGCAACTTCACTGAAtgattttatggaagaaaatgagaaatTCAGCAGAATGTTGTTTAGTATTGTTCCTAAACACATCTTCCACCATAGCCAGCATTTCTAAATAATGCCTTCTTTATATCTTCACACTTCATTAATGTTGTCTGTTCCAGATCCTgaaataaatatcaaaatatatttgtAATGATTAAAAACGAAATTAAAACCAAAAACCCAAACAATTTTGTTACCTCAGAGCAAGAAGCATGCATTGCAAAATCATTGAAACAACTAATGACACATTGTTGAATCTCAAGCCCCGATGCTTCCATTGTTGATACGGTTGATAACAACAATCCTGGATCCCCTCTGCAACAAATCTCTATCCTTGTATCCCCATTTCTTCTTTCAACCTCAAACTGCAACGAAACACGTTTCGAAAATCACATTTCAAACCAAATACACTTTTTGATAACAATGATAAACAATATCAAATTTTTCAAAAGCTTTTCTTCATAGCACTTTTCAAAAACAATCTTAATCATAGGTTTGATAAGAATTTTCCAATATTACCTTGGGTGTATTTCTCACTATCATTTCATTTGGTTTTTCACCCTTGAAAATGTGATCCATGTTTGAACCTGCTTCAACTTCTTGCTGCAAACTTTTGATCCTCTCCAAGAGCTCTTTGGTATAATCTATGGTATCCCCAAGTATGGATGTACGGTCCATCTGTTGAAGAGACAAAAAATGGGAAATAAAACCAGTAATAAGAGGCTTGAAATCTGAATTTTTGCAGTAAATTACCTTGCTTATCTTAGGCACAATGGATCTTAACATCAAAAGACGATCGTTTAGCCTTTTTCGTCTCCTTCTTTCAGCCATCAGATTCTTTGAAGGCTGCCTTTCCAACTTTTTAGCTGGATTGTCGGGGTGAGGTGATTGAACAGGCTCGGTTTTGCAAGTAGCTTTAACATCCAACTTGTGAAGTTGATGTACAAGGAATCTGGATTCTTGGTCATCATGTTGTTGTTGGAGTGGGAATGAGGGTGTATCAAATGTGTTGCTTTGTGAAGAGAATTCATCAACAAAGGGACAGTAGATTGGATTGAAGTTGTAAGTATAATCTTGGTGAAATGGCAATGGAAGAAAGGTAGATGAAGGTTTGTGATCATCAAAGTTCCAGGTGCCATTAGAGAAAATCCCACTCATATCTGTTGGATTTGTGTCCCAATTCTCTCCTCTCACACCTAATAATTCTTCGAACAAACCTTCTTCATTGATCTCCATCTCTTTGCTTCGTGTAGGGAATGCTATTATTAGGCGATGCCTTGAGAGAATGAAAGTCTCACCATTATTATTAAAGTGGGAAAATAAAATACTATATATTCATATATTATGAAACCATGTTACATGTAATTAGCCCTCACAGGCCTGGAATCTGCTTTTCTCATTTGAAGGGTGATCTTGTCTTTTTCTTACCGCCATAAATCTATCTCATCCAAAATATTAAGATATGATTTCAATTACGATTTACGTCATGAAAAATGATTTATATAAAGATTTCTGccttaaaaaataacaaaactaaATTAGGATTTTCCTTAGCAGTTGACAGGTTTGATCATTAATGAGGTTAACGGTAAGCACTAGAAGACGTCACGTGAAAGAATACTAACGTGGTtagtcaaaattttaaaaataaaataaaatatatacattcaAGATTCTACAGAAATGGTTATCCAAATTTATTTGAATCTAAATAATAGGAAtagaattataaaaaaattttaaaattataaaaatattaataattactaaataaaatattataaaactaaaataaagaaaaaattcaaaaaatattaataatttataaaatttaataaaatgcaCATATAAAATAAACGTTGTGCAAATTATAAAGAAAATTATAGATGAT from Gossypium arboreum isolate Shixiya-1 chromosome 1, ASM2569848v2, whole genome shotgun sequence harbors:
- the LOC108452288 gene encoding transcription factor bHLH93-like; the encoded protein is MEINEEGLFEELLGVRGENWDTNPTDMSGIFSNGTWNFDDHKPSSTFLPLPFHQDYTYNFNPIYCPFVDEFSSQSNTFDTPSFPLQQQHDDQESRFLVHQLHKLDVKATCKTEPVQSPHPDNPAKKLERQPSKNLMAERRRRKRLNDRLLMLRSIVPKISKMDRTSILGDTIDYTKELLERIKSLQQEVEAGSNMDHIFKGEKPNEMIVRNTPKFEVERRNGDTRIEICCRGDPGLLLSTVSTMEASGLEIQQCVISCFNDFAMHASCSEDLEQTTLMKCEDIKKALFRNAGYGGRCV